A region of the Silene latifolia isolate original U9 population chromosome 9, ASM4854445v1, whole genome shotgun sequence genome:
gtctcaaagttaattctctcatggcgttctatagttataactttgaagagatcattagtttctgcgctcaactgttctataatttgggaagtattatgttgagggggaactagacttagacacaaatcataggagacttgtcatcatcaaaaagggggaatttgttggacctttagtcctaattaattgttttgataatgtgataatgatttgtatgtgaacttaatatataaacatatgcgtgtaattgtgtgcttaagtctttatttagaaaggaacaattacaatgacgcaagcttgaagtttggaccaaggaggtacaacttcaaatacacttgatcgatgtattcaagcaagatcaagaccaaacaacaaccacgagactcaagatgagagacttgtgaagagacgattcgtgtcTTGAAGATCTCacgaagattagatagtataggtcgtcattcggtaatggttttactttgtttgatttaaaggttagtgaagttatgacctaatagacataacttcattgctagacaaaaatgatgcgttaatttttggaaaatatatttttaatggtttataaaaataagagagtatttatttggttggaattaattaattagaatttaagttaaataaactattggtttgtaatacgatatttatatcgtcatgcaacctagggctttaactaaattctatctcgatttgttgcgggctaGAGAAGCAAGGATGGACCGAGGAGGCCTTGGgccggccgaaaccctagggtggccgaaaccctaggaggccaaatctcctccttcctttctcttcttacttgttcatcaagtttgatatttccagaacattcctatgccctaattccagatcattccaaaccctaatcctctctactataaatactctcattcattcaacattaattgttgacacacacatctacatatttcaagagagaaaaatatttttaagcaaaaatcatttgagctttaattcttattttcatatttgcttatacaaaaatcacgcatcaaatttgtcaatcactcgaagaaaaatcgttattggatattaaatacacaaggatagtatactcactcgcataacgtgagattagtatttatcgttgtatttttcttattaacgtaagagcaacctagagtatttagcgatactcaatctgagttataatcatatagttgattatacgagtggattggtaatttttgtaatccggagaaaggtactaaaaattattaatcgagaatagtggacgtaggtttcgacttgtgaaactgaaccacttcaaaatcccgtgtgtctctctttctctctctctttattattgttatttcgattttgcatttattgttaataatttaattagttgattttaatcaataaaatcaagtaattaatttatatcatatatttcgaaaaagcggtcatcgtttttaatactcaattcacccccccccctctttcgtattcgatcaatagactccacagGACAGATGACGTAGCATGAGGATACTGAGGTGGGGCTTGCCTATTATGGAGAGGGTTTGAACCACCTGGCACAAGACGTTCTACGTGGACAGATGATGTGACATGAGGATACTGAGGTGGAGGGTACTTATTATGAAGAGGGTTTGGACCGCCTGGCACAAGACGGTCTACGTGAACAGATGATGTGGCATGAGGATACTGAGGTGGAGCATGGTGATTATGGAGAGGGTTTGAACCACCTGGCACAAGACGGTCTACGTGGACAGATGATGTGGCATGAGGATACTGAGGTGGAGCGTGGTGATTATGGAGAGGGTTTGAACCACCTGGCACAAGACGGTCTACGTGGACAAATGATGTGGCATGAGGATGCTGAGGTGGAGGATACTTATTATGAAGAGGGTTTGGACCGCCTGGCACAAGACGGTCTACGTGGACAGATGATGTGGCACGCAGATACCGAGGTGGAGCATCGGCTACATAGCCATGATGATGTAGAGGGTCTGGACCAGTTGGCACAAGGCGGTTGATGACATCAACGACCGGCGCGGTTCCGGTTAATTTTCTTGATAATGTTAATGAAGGGAGTGTAAGGAATGTAATTAGGGTTGTAATTAGAACAACCAGAGACACAAGGTTTGTGTTCTTCATCGTCAATTACTAAGCTTTTGTGTAGAACTAATGGTGTTGTGTATTAGGGTTGTAATTAGGACAAAAGTAATTTTTGTTTTGTTCCCCTTATTTATATGGTTTATATTGTTGTATACGAGGGAATATATGGAATATAGATCTTTTCCCTAAATTTGAAAAGTATTTGGGTAATTTATGGAATATTGTATATCGGTTTTTCTAACGTATGTTATAAGGGTACACATTAATTAACCTAAATGTAGTAAGATCCACAAGATATTTTCACTAATTATGGTACAATATTTGATGAAAATATCTTGTAAATATTTACCACTTTTCCATATATATACATGAGTACTAATTATGGTATAATGataataattatttttgatacgtagatatattataataattttttttataaaaatgttTAATTACACAAGTTTTATTGTATAATCAAGTGTTACTTTACTAAATAATCTCGTTAAAATGATTTTTATCAACCGCTACTTTTCCATAATAAGGACATCATGATCTTTATTACATGGTTTTACAATGTTTTATTATAACATTGTTTTATGAGAGATCCTCTCTATTAAGAATATGTGCATATTATTAGTAGTAAACTAGCGATGGAGACCGGAGAGGTATATATATGTAGTAATGTATACAAAGAATTTTCTTCCTTCCTTAGAACAATATAATTCCATATATGTATATTTAATTTTGGTATGTAATGCATTAATAACAATGTACACAAATCTTTGGATGCACATAAAAGGTAATCAATGATATTTTGGTTATATCTGAAATCTTGGGTATATACCTTtgtcttaaaaaaaaaaagatcttgGATATACACATCTAAAATTTGAAACGATTTACTCATACAATCACTAAGAGCGTTGACTTTGACTTTACGAAAGAGCATTTTTTGTATGTGTCATACCAATGGAGATCATCTGTCCCATTTCGTGTCCCATTTTGTGTCCTATAACTTCTGATGATGACACATAAACACTTTGTTATTTATTATCGCCATTTTTATCCTTTAAAGTGTGATGTGTCAAGATCTTAAGGTAATGGGACACAAGATGGTACATAAAAATGGGACAGGTGATCTTAACTCGTGTCATACCACATCTCTAAACTCTTTAAAGTGTTCGCTAAAGAAAAATACATCTGGTTGAAAACGGGTCGCATTTTATCATAAAGTTGGAGACGGGTAAATATTGTCCATTTAAGACAAAATGTAACCAGAATACTTTTGCAAGCTATAACAGTTTGTCCGGATAAATGGTCACATTTGTCGTAAGAATGGCGACATTAAACCCGTTTTCAATTTGTGATGAAAATTATCCATCTCCAATGAGATTGGTGCATGAAAAAAGGTTCACGCCATGGCATGTATAATTGTATATTACGGAAATTTGTAAAAGGACACCTATAATTAAGCACGGTTTTACGCCCTCATAGCCTTCGATTGTGTGTTCATCCTTCTTCATAGTTGATTTTGTTGCATTTTTGCTTGGGTTTCCCCTATGACCATTTCTACTCATTAACTGATACAACAGTAGGTCttatgagagaccgtctcccactaatttagtgagagatataatagaaaaaaaaatttaatgggtCACCCACctcatcatgtgagaggtctctcaataacgctattgagagaccgtctcttcGGAGTTTTTGTGCTGATACAAAACGGTTTTCAAATTACATTGCAACTTTACTAAATTTTCCGGCTATGCCACTCCAAATTTATGAGTGACTAATTTAAAGTCGCGATTTTAaattatttctctaatatttggGGTCAAAGGAGCCACGAGAACAGTTTCAATACTTCCAATTTCATTAAGAAATTCATAAATGTCTCAAAATATTAAAAGTCAAGAAAAAAGAAGGTAAAACTGTAAAAGACAACTAGTTTAAACCAAAAGTAGAAATTTATGAAGGCAGGAAGCAACTATCAGAATGCCAAAGAATAAGGACCCATGCATGACACATCTATACTCTATATCCCCACATTTCAGGTCGGATTTTAAGTTTCAACCCTAAAATAACAGATCATTTTGGATTCCATTCAATCAGGTTAAGTTTCAAGATTAAAGGGTTTTTAACCTGAAAACACGGGTTAAATTTACGGATCGGATCTAATTTTGACGAGTCTAATTCTACttatttgtcctattttattttcCTTGTAGTCTTTCAACTTAAGGCCACATATTACATAATGTGTCCCACAATACGTCAATACAATAGAAGTTCAATACCAACATAGTCAGGTGTATTGAAATGATAGTGGTGGGTGACCATACCTTCAAAAATCTTCACAACTTGACACACAATGCCAATTCCTTTTAAGTTTTGTCAATCTTGAttgctaattatttcatatctCAATCATGTTTGATCATCCTTCACAAGTGATTAAACTCTAGCCTAACTACTACTAGTTCTATGTAATATTACCCTACTTGTGGGACCCTCTTACCCAATTATACACGGGTAAGGTTACGTATATTTACATCTACTACTCTCAACAGAATACTCCTTAGAGTATGAATGGATACTAGATAGCACTCGCGATAGGATTGTTATCTATGTAGCTTTGGACTTCATATCTGATCTTGCGTGAATTTAATTTCACGTCTGGCTATAAACAAAAATTTACTAAGTATTGGGATAATGTTGTTGCAAAACTGGTTACATTAAACAAAGTTCTTCTTGTCAACTATTCAAAGGGTATTCGATCTCACGTCTTACTAAAACTAAAAATTTATAAGCATTGGGATAATGTTGTTGCGGAACTGGTTACACACTAGACAAAGTTCTTACTTGAAGCATTGTATTTGTGTACCTTGTCCATATGCATCTACATTCTACCATGATTTATCCAGAAAGAACTCCAACACAATGATCAAGTTGTCTTACCACTCCACCACATTCACCAACCAACATTTTTTAATAACATTTTCATTctgttaattaaatataataatctGCACTAATCAAATAATTACAACCAAAGAAGCTACTAAATCTAATGAAGTCATACATCAGCATAGAACATGGATGTCAGAGCTAACAGATTAACTACAAACATATTCCCTCCCCTCCGTCctgatcatttatttatctttgattaaacaTTAAGAAAAGAGAAAATAACCAATTATTTGATGACTAGTAAAACCAAATTGAGCGTTGATGAATAGAAAAGTAAaaaattgactgagacaccctaaaataaaaataaaaaaggtaaacgAATGACCTGGACGAAGAGAGTACATTAAAAAAATGACTTCAGCTTACCACATGAAGGATTCAAAGCAATTATTTAATAACATAAAACAGCATCAAAGAATCAATGTAATACTAAGATAATACTAGTAGATATGTATGTTCTGATCATAGAATTAATTAAAtccgaaacgaaaaaaaaaaattacagctAATGTGCAACCAAAATTCGGCTTTTTTTTTTCCGACCAGTAAACAGCCAATGGAACAATTGCCTACATTGTGACAAAATGGTACTGAAACTCGATATTACCAGATTAAGCTGCCAATGGAAGAGTTACCTTCAAAATGTACCACCCACATTCTCTAGCGGTGCAGGTGGGAAAATGGTACTGAAACTCGATATTACCGGACAAGGCTGTCTCATTTTCCAACTAGCCAAACTGCATGCAACTGTGTACAGTACACACATGATCTGCTTTCCACTGATCCAGTGGTACCCATTATATGACATGACCCACCTTCAGAATATCTCCCTTTTTGTCTATTTTTTGTGCAATAAGGAAAactccaaaaatacaaaaaaattccAACAAAAAACCTTCAACCTACCAAGACATAAACTGGGAATTACCACTAGCCTCTTCCTCCAAAGGAGCAGGAAGATTAAGATCAATTAATGGCTGCTTCAACTCGGGTTCCGGTTCAACAACCGGAGTCGAATGCAACACAACATTGTTGCTTCCCATCATATGAGACCTTTTATGACCTCCCAATGCTTGGCCAGACTTGAAAACTCTAAGACAAAATGGACATTTGTGACCTTTCACTTTCTTTGATGCATTTCCCTTCTTACTGCTAGTTTCAAAACTATTCTCACCGTTTTTCCTATGACTAATTATATGACCGCCTAATGCTTGATGTGTCTTGTAACTCTTGTTGCATATCGGACACTGATACTTGCGATtgttagtattagtattagtattagtattagtatcaGTATTATTACTCGAGTGAAAATAATCGTTTCTGATCTTTTTACTCGAGTAATTCTCATTAGATTCACCCAAATCTCGAATCTTTCTCTTATTTCTCACAAACCCATCAACAGAAGCATCAGATTCAAGCTCTTTAGCACCATACTCAAAATACCCGGAATCAGAATTCACCATTTCATGACTTTTACCCTTAATCACTACTCTTCCAACTTTCAACCCACCTTCTAAAATGACAGAATTATTATCAGATGACTCTGAAACCCGAAACTCGAAACCATTACCATTATTCTTATAATTACTACCAGATGAATCCCTTGATAACATCATCAAACACATTGCTACTTCCTCCTGCTCTAACTGATCAATCTCAGAATGATTAGATGAACTCCCACCACCATTAACATTCACAGAAGATCTTGTTAATCTCttagaattaatattattattaatattatcagAAGAATGAGAATCCATAGCTAAATAAAGTTGATCAATACTATCACTACACCATGAattatcatcttcatcttcatcatcttcatttttattattattattattattattattattattattattaaaatgcgtactgcgaaaatcagtactcatattattattattattattattagaatgaaTACTCATATGCCCACATAATGCTTTCATAGAATTAAACCCTTTTCCACATTGATCACATACCCTCAATTTCTCTTGatttttatcattattattactaatattatgattattactactaatattataattataattataattagaaTTAACAATTCTCCAAGTTTTTTTGGGATTTTCTCTAAGACCATACCCTGAATTCCTGTTGATTTCAtgatcatcttcttcatcaacatcatcatcatcatcatcttcatgatcatcatcatcatcattaacatggtTATTAACAATAAAGTTtgaaactt
Encoded here:
- the LOC141602358 gene encoding uncharacterized protein LOC141602358, translated to MEEFKHVCRICKKRFPSGKSLGGHMRSHVIAEARKNKLLNLQNNNKVSNFIVNNHVNDDDDDHEDDDDDDVDEEDDHEINRNSGYGLRENPKKTWRIVNSNYNYNYNISSNNHNISNNNDKNQEKLRVCDQCGKGFNSMKALCGHMSIHSNNNNNNNMSTDFRSTHFNNNNNNNNNNNNKNEDDEDEDDNSWCSDSIDQLYLAMDSHSSDNINNNINSKRLTRSSVNVNGGGSSSNHSEIDQLEQEEVAMCLMMLSRDSSGSNYKNNGNGFEFRVSESSDNNSVILEGGLKVGRVVIKGKSHEMVNSDSGYFEYGAKELESDASVDGFVRNKRKIRDLGESNENYSSKKIRNDYFHSSNNTDTNTNTNTNTNNRKYQCPICNKSYKTHQALGGHIISHRKNGENSFETSSKKGNASKKVKGHKCPFCLRVFKSGQALGGHKRSHMMGSNNVVLHSTPVVEPEPELKQPLIDLNLPAPLEEEASGNSQFMSW